One window of Oscillibacter hominis genomic DNA carries:
- a CDS encoding thioredoxin family protein — protein sequence MNLFGKKKAKSCCGGNFTPETMARAEKGGSGIKVLGSGCAKCNALEASVREALAELGMDADIDHVTDFTQIAAYGVMTTPALVVNGKVVSYGKVLSKEEAKALLAKAREQ from the coding sequence ATGAACCTGTTTGGAAAGAAGAAGGCGAAATCCTGCTGCGGCGGAAACTTTACCCCGGAAACGATGGCCCGGGCGGAGAAGGGCGGGAGCGGGATCAAGGTGTTAGGATCGGGCTGCGCCAAATGCAACGCTTTGGAGGCATCCGTCCGCGAGGCCCTGGCGGAGCTTGGTATGGACGCGGACATCGACCATGTGACGGACTTCACCCAGATTGCGGCATACGGGGTCATGACGACCCCGGCCCTCGTGGTGAACGGGAAGGTGGTGTCTTATGGCAAGGTGCTGAGCAAAGAGGAAGCAAAAGCACTTCTTGCAAAAGCACGGGAGCAATAG
- a CDS encoding L-2-amino-thiazoline-4-carboxylic acid hydrolase — protein MFDRNDPVGAMAYKMGELFAIMVDEMNREFGEARGRAAAARAVARFGELRGSAIRQAVIDAGEELTFENMEKYYDLPPNNGWDADTVIENGVLTEDTRYCPLAAAWRALGLEKEGGIYCGIDIAMNQAYMGSIKFERPAIFSDGPDAPCKMVVTKLPD, from the coding sequence ATGTTTGATCGAAATGACCCCGTGGGCGCAATGGCCTACAAAATGGGTGAATTGTTCGCCATCATGGTGGATGAGATGAACAGGGAATTCGGAGAAGCGCGGGGCCGTGCCGCGGCAGCCAGAGCAGTCGCCCGGTTCGGCGAACTGCGCGGAAGCGCAATCCGCCAGGCGGTGATCGATGCCGGGGAGGAACTCACCTTTGAAAACATGGAGAAGTACTATGACCTGCCTCCCAACAACGGCTGGGACGCGGACACGGTCATTGAAAACGGCGTGCTGACCGAGGATACCCGCTACTGCCCCCTGGCCGCTGCCTGGCGTGCGCTGGGCCTTGAAAAAGAGGGCGGGATTTACTGTGGAATCGACATTGCGATGAATCAGGCCTATATGGGCAGCATCAAATTTGAGCGCCCCGCCATCTTCTCAGACGGCCCGGACGCCCCCTGTAAAATGGTGGTCACCAAGCTTCCTGATTGA
- a CDS encoding saccharopine dehydrogenase family protein: MKKVVILGAGMMGHVMAKELIGEKDYDLAIADFSEDNLKLVAEQCPGIKTIQVDFSKKGEAGKLVKDFDLVVGALPKFLASDTCMEILETGVDMVEVSGLDYANKPEADRKAMEDAAAKSGATVCLGIGLAPGMINVLTAHAVTKMDKALKAELLVGGLPVVREQPYEYKLVFSLIGTLGQFVFPVKVVRNHQIEVIEACSEIKQVEVEGIGTMEAFTTNGLTSLMHTYRDIIPDMKEMTLRYPGHTEKIKMLRDSGLLSYDYIDYKGAHFRPVDFTSDMLLPKWKLQPGEKELTAVFCDIKGVKDGKGVNYHYECLDYFDDKTGYTSMARTTCFPALVMAKMVTDGAFKYSGGLCHPEFIGRDEKAYQALMSGMEKKGVFYKEAVTEVEI; encoded by the coding sequence ATGAAAAAAGTCGTTATTTTGGGCGCAGGCATGATGGGCCATGTGATGGCTAAGGAGCTCATTGGTGAAAAAGATTACGATCTGGCCATCGCCGACTTCAGCGAGGACAATCTGAAGCTGGTGGCGGAGCAGTGCCCCGGTATCAAGACCATCCAGGTGGACTTCTCCAAAAAGGGCGAAGCGGGCAAGCTGGTCAAGGACTTTGACCTGGTCGTCGGCGCACTGCCCAAGTTCCTGGCCTCCGACACCTGCATGGAGATTCTGGAAACCGGCGTGGACATGGTGGAAGTCTCCGGTCTGGACTACGCCAATAAGCCCGAGGCCGACAGAAAGGCCATGGAGGACGCTGCGGCCAAAAGCGGCGCCACGGTCTGCCTGGGCATCGGCCTGGCTCCCGGCATGATCAACGTCCTGACCGCCCATGCGGTCACCAAGATGGATAAGGCCCTGAAGGCCGAGCTGCTGGTGGGCGGCCTGCCCGTGGTGCGCGAGCAGCCCTATGAATACAAGCTGGTGTTCTCCCTGATCGGTACCCTGGGCCAGTTTGTCTTCCCCGTCAAGGTCGTCAGGAACCACCAGATCGAGGTAATCGAGGCCTGCTCCGAGATCAAGCAGGTTGAGGTGGAGGGCATCGGCACCATGGAGGCCTTCACCACCAACGGCCTGACCAGCCTGATGCACACCTATCGGGACATCATTCCCGATATGAAGGAGATGACCCTGCGCTATCCCGGCCATACCGAGAAGATCAAGATGCTGCGTGATTCCGGCCTTCTGAGCTATGACTACATCGACTACAAGGGCGCCCACTTCCGCCCCGTGGACTTCACCTCCGACATGCTGCTGCCCAAGTGGAAGCTCCAGCCCGGTGAGAAGGAACTGACCGCCGTTTTCTGCGACATCAAGGGTGTCAAGGACGGCAAGGGCGTCAATTACCACTATGAGTGCCTGGACTACTTTGATGACAAGACCGGCTATACCTCCATGGCCCGCACCACCTGCTTCCCCGCCCTGGTCATGGCCAAGATGGTCACCGACGGCGCCTTCAAGTACTCTGGCGGCCTGTGCCACCCCGAATTCATCGGCCGTGACGAGAAGGCCTATCAGGCTCTGATGTCCGGCATGGAAAAGAAGGGCGTCTTCTACAAGGAAGCCGTCACCGAGGTCGAGATCTAA
- a CDS encoding M20/M25/M40 family metallo-hydrolase, whose translation MDVLIDRYLESYRHEIVDAVCRLIQVPSVCAQSTLDYPYGMDCARALDFCMDLADRKGLLVYNYDYHCARADLPTERAGRQILFAAHADVVPPDIRGRFPPFSGTVQGDYIIGRGAVDNKAPLIAALYALAFFRQYNISLKNRFSLLIGSDGESGMRDMDYYLTRAGQPNLAIIPLSGFPVVKGEPGLLRFSVSGPLSPDITALRCQKQPQCLYPESCSIVFHPKGEAPQELRFERAERNPIACALRACYQRRIPLFGPEQDMELLVLVNNACPFRMMEEFQEEVDIIPTQLQMEEGRRGKMSFQLYFSKDLERVRKQIQKIFQRSNLHLEIEHASPPCLLRDSDPVIRTLTDLCSRESGIRYSPCVMRRGTTYARKFSYACGFGAGCPAEKKPFPPGYGGSHGPDEAHSIRTLLHAVRLYIKAVWELDTCDWDGMRGV comes from the coding sequence ATGGATGTACTGATCGACCGTTACCTGGAAAGCTACCGCCACGAGATCGTCGACGCAGTCTGCCGGCTGATTCAGGTTCCCAGTGTCTGCGCTCAGAGCACATTGGACTACCCCTACGGTATGGACTGCGCGCGGGCGCTGGATTTTTGTATGGATCTGGCGGATCGCAAAGGGCTTTTGGTTTACAACTATGACTATCACTGCGCAAGGGCAGACCTCCCGACGGAACGCGCCGGAAGGCAGATTCTGTTCGCCGCCCATGCGGATGTGGTGCCGCCGGATATCCGGGGAAGGTTTCCTCCCTTCTCAGGCACGGTCCAGGGCGACTACATCATCGGCCGGGGCGCAGTTGACAATAAGGCGCCGCTGATTGCCGCGCTCTATGCGCTTGCATTCTTCCGCCAATACAACATCTCGTTGAAAAACCGCTTCTCCCTCCTGATCGGCAGCGACGGGGAGTCCGGGATGCGGGACATGGACTATTACCTAACACGGGCCGGACAGCCGAACCTTGCAATCATTCCGCTCAGCGGCTTTCCCGTCGTCAAAGGGGAGCCGGGCCTGCTGCGTTTCTCTGTTTCCGGGCCCCTCTCTCCGGATATCACCGCCCTGCGCTGTCAAAAGCAGCCTCAGTGCCTGTACCCGGAGTCCTGTTCCATTGTGTTTCACCCAAAAGGGGAAGCGCCGCAGGAACTGCGGTTTGAACGGGCGGAGCGCAACCCCATTGCCTGCGCCCTCAGGGCCTGTTATCAGCGGAGGATTCCGCTGTTCGGGCCGGAACAGGATATGGAGCTTCTGGTACTGGTCAACAACGCCTGCCCCTTCCGCATGATGGAGGAGTTCCAGGAGGAGGTGGACATCATCCCCACCCAACTCCAGATGGAGGAGGGGCGCCGGGGAAAGATGAGCTTCCAGCTGTACTTCTCCAAAGACCTGGAGCGGGTGCGGAAGCAGATTCAAAAAATCTTCCAGCGCTCAAACCTGCATCTGGAGATCGAGCACGCCAGTCCCCCCTGCCTCCTAAGGGACTCGGATCCTGTGATCCGGACGCTGACGGACCTCTGCAGCCGGGAAAGCGGGATCCGCTACTCCCCCTGTGTGATGCGGCGCGGCACTACATATGCAAGAAAATTCTCATACGCATGCGGCTTTGGAGCAGGCTGTCCGGCGGAGAAAAAGCCCTTCCCGCCAGGCTACGGCGGCTCCCACGGCCCGGATGAGGCCCACAGCATCCGGACGCTGCTCCACGCGGTAAGGCTCTATATTAAGGCAGTATGGGAACTGGACACCTGTGATTGGGACGGCATGAGAGGAGTGTAG
- the nhaC gene encoding Na+/H+ antiporter NhaC has protein sequence MVNKRGAKRPEREGSFVSSLVVFLLCVTVILFGVMVLKLDAHIPLVAAIAVSSLYGVFVLRIPYSELEQAMLRSLHDALGAILLLMTIGPLIAAWISCGTVPYIIYLGLGLIAPSWFLVFVALMCAILSAVTGSSWTTVGTIGVAFIGISIGMGISLPLTAGAILCGAYFGDKVSPISDVVVFNSGIAKVPIFHHVKYVLYTTVPAFALSLILFFFLGLQYGGKSLDVSAISAIRNGLAETFHFGPVLWLPMLAVAAGIFLKVPAVPSLWLGTVTGGLISVLLQGAAVRQFLGYLFSGFSIQTGSDSLDTILNRGGMTSMMYIIALVICSMSMAGVFDRTKMLLKVAERLTRITHTRVGLIVTTLVTGIITSFVASDPYIAALIPVKAYEKEYERQGLDRCVLSRTVSDGGICFAPLVPWGSNGVFCSTTLGIAVGAYLPFYLMAFLTPVFSILTAVTGIGIRYVTEAAPKEQEHGPADSVQRQ, from the coding sequence ATGGTAAATAAACGCGGTGCCAAGCGGCCGGAGCGCGAGGGGTCCTTTGTCTCCTCTCTGGTGGTTTTTCTTCTCTGTGTCACGGTCATTCTCTTCGGCGTCATGGTACTCAAGCTGGATGCGCACATCCCCCTTGTGGCCGCAATCGCGGTGTCCTCGCTCTACGGCGTTTTTGTGCTCCGCATCCCTTACTCCGAGCTGGAGCAGGCCATGCTCCGGTCGCTCCACGACGCGCTGGGTGCGATCTTGCTGCTGATGACCATCGGGCCTTTGATCGCTGCGTGGATTTCCTGCGGCACAGTGCCCTACATCATCTATCTGGGGCTTGGCCTTATCGCCCCCAGCTGGTTTTTGGTCTTTGTGGCGCTCATGTGCGCGATCCTATCCGCCGTCACCGGGTCCAGCTGGACCACGGTGGGCACGATCGGCGTGGCCTTCATCGGCATTTCCATCGGCATGGGCATTTCACTGCCGCTGACGGCGGGTGCCATCCTCTGCGGCGCCTATTTCGGCGATAAGGTCTCCCCCATCAGCGACGTGGTGGTGTTCAACTCCGGCATTGCAAAGGTGCCCATCTTCCATCATGTCAAGTATGTGCTCTACACAACGGTCCCGGCCTTTGCGCTCAGCCTGATCCTGTTCTTTTTCCTGGGGCTTCAGTATGGCGGCAAATCCCTGGACGTAAGCGCCATCAGCGCCATCCGGAACGGCCTGGCCGAGACGTTCCACTTCGGGCCGGTGCTGTGGCTCCCCATGCTGGCGGTTGCTGCGGGGATTTTCCTGAAGGTGCCGGCCGTACCCTCCTTGTGGCTGGGCACCGTCACCGGCGGGCTCATCTCCGTGCTCCTTCAGGGCGCGGCGGTCCGGCAGTTTCTGGGCTACCTTTTCAGCGGCTTCTCCATCCAAACGGGTTCGGATTCCCTGGACACCATCCTCAACCGGGGCGGGATGACCTCCATGATGTACATCATCGCCCTGGTGATCTGCTCCATGTCCATGGCCGGCGTGTTCGACCGCACCAAAATGCTGCTGAAGGTGGCTGAGCGCCTGACCAGGATCACCCACACCCGGGTAGGCCTGATCGTCACCACACTGGTCACCGGCATCATCACCAGCTTTGTGGCATCGGATCCGTATATCGCCGCCCTGATCCCGGTCAAGGCCTATGAAAAGGAGTACGAGCGGCAGGGGCTGGACCGCTGCGTGCTCTCGCGCACCGTCTCCGACGGCGGCATCTGTTTCGCCCCCCTTGTTCCCTGGGGTTCAAACGGCGTATTCTGCTCCACCACGCTGGGCATCGCCGTGGGGGCGTATCTTCCTTTTTACCTGATGGCCTTCCTGACGCCGGTCTTCAGCATTCTGACCGCGGTGACCGGCATCGGCATCCGATATGTAACGGAGGCCGCACCAAAGGAGCAGGAGCATGGCCCGGCCGATTCGGTTCAGCGGCAGTGA
- a CDS encoding ArsR/SmtB family transcription factor has product MQTVHQKNAKVFKALCDEKRLAILELLRSGEKCACVLINTLGMGQSAVSYHMKILCESGIVESRQEGKWTHYRLSEAGSQYALELLKQITTPDTAQEQCACG; this is encoded by the coding sequence TTGCAGACCGTCCACCAAAAAAATGCAAAGGTGTTCAAGGCGCTTTGTGATGAAAAGCGCCTTGCGATCCTGGAACTGCTTCGCAGCGGTGAGAAATGTGCCTGTGTCTTGATCAATACCTTGGGAATGGGGCAGTCCGCCGTCTCCTATCACATGAAGATTCTCTGCGAGTCCGGCATTGTCGAGAGCCGCCAGGAGGGCAAGTGGACGCACTACCGGCTCAGCGAAGCGGGTAGTCAATATGCCCTGGAACTGCTGAAGCAGATTACGACGCCGGATACAGCACAAGAGCAATGCGCCTGCGGCTGA
- a CDS encoding alanine/glycine:cation symporter family protein — translation MDLLLSILEKVVGILWGWPLTVSLISLGVYLSIRGKFWQFFHFKECLKFMKQGSSGNDDYHKTGKISGVKALSIACGAAIGVGNIGGVSSAIALGGPGVLFWMWVTALVGMMTKMAEVTLGVHYRSVDQNGKTFGGPTYYIEKGFKELGLKGGKILATLFALSLFIELFFGMENYTVSEAIASTFHVPQIAAAVVYWAVGKSIVLGGLKVISKAASIIVPTMSVLYIAGGLFILIKTFPNLPNTFALIFQGAFTPMAAVGGFAGSAFIITMRTGIARGLYSNEAGWGTSPMAHSTADVKHPVEQGMMGVLEVFFDTFVVCSITGLVIINTGAWSSGASGATLSLLAFNMGFGGEIGGIVMTIALVLFCLTTHFGWFVFFETVLRYLFRGNNKWKERAVVILKVFVHGTASLILTIAVVGGGWDSSNVWLFADLATSIPTYINILAVFLLSGKFFQLLHHYNKTVLKLPDKSPDQVVLFSQTKMPYEEKDELERAAAAAAK, via the coding sequence ATGGACCTATTATTATCAATTCTTGAAAAAGTTGTTGGCATCCTCTGGGGCTGGCCCCTCACGGTATCCCTGATCAGCCTTGGTGTATACCTGTCTATCCGCGGAAAGTTCTGGCAGTTCTTTCATTTCAAAGAGTGCCTTAAATTTATGAAACAAGGAAGCTCTGGGAACGACGACTACCACAAAACCGGCAAAATCTCCGGTGTCAAAGCGCTGAGCATCGCCTGCGGCGCTGCCATCGGCGTGGGCAACATCGGCGGCGTCTCCAGCGCCATCGCCTTAGGCGGCCCCGGCGTCCTGTTCTGGATGTGGGTCACCGCCCTCGTGGGTATGATGACCAAGATGGCTGAGGTGACCCTTGGCGTCCACTACAGAAGCGTGGACCAAAATGGCAAGACCTTCGGCGGCCCCACCTACTACATAGAAAAGGGCTTTAAGGAGCTGGGCCTGAAGGGCGGAAAAATCCTGGCCACCCTGTTTGCCCTGTCCCTGTTCATCGAGCTGTTCTTTGGCATGGAGAACTACACCGTGTCGGAGGCAATCGCTTCCACATTCCATGTCCCCCAGATCGCCGCGGCCGTTGTCTACTGGGCAGTGGGCAAGAGCATTGTCCTGGGCGGCCTGAAGGTGATCTCCAAGGCGGCCTCCATCATCGTGCCCACCATGTCCGTGTTGTATATCGCGGGCGGCCTCTTTATCCTGATTAAGACCTTCCCCAATCTGCCAAACACGTTTGCACTCATTTTCCAGGGCGCGTTTACTCCCATGGCGGCTGTCGGCGGATTCGCCGGTTCCGCGTTTATCATCACGATGCGCACCGGTATTGCCAGAGGCCTCTACAGCAACGAGGCCGGCTGGGGCACTTCCCCCATGGCCCACTCCACCGCCGATGTCAAGCACCCTGTTGAGCAGGGCATGATGGGCGTCCTTGAAGTGTTCTTCGACACCTTCGTGGTCTGCTCCATCACCGGCCTGGTGATCATCAACACCGGCGCCTGGTCCTCCGGTGCTTCCGGCGCCACCCTTTCCCTGTTGGCGTTCAATATGGGATTTGGCGGTGAAATCGGCGGCATTGTGATGACAATTGCTCTGGTGCTCTTCTGTCTCACCACCCACTTCGGCTGGTTTGTATTCTTTGAAACCGTGCTCCGCTACCTGTTCCGCGGCAACAACAAGTGGAAGGAGCGGGCCGTGGTGATCCTGAAGGTCTTTGTTCACGGCACCGCCAGTCTGATCCTGACCATCGCTGTGGTCGGCGGGGGCTGGGACTCCTCCAACGTTTGGCTGTTTGCCGACCTGGCAACCTCGATTCCCACCTATATCAATATCCTGGCGGTGTTCCTCCTGAGCGGCAAGTTCTTCCAGCTGCTCCATCACTATAATAAGACGGTGCTGAAGCTGCCCGACAAGAGCCCCGACCAGGTCGTTCTCTTCTCCCAGACCAAGATGCCCTATGAGGAGAAGGACGAGTTGGAGAGAGCTGCTGCGGCGGCGGCCAAGTAA
- a CDS encoding permease, with protein sequence MHILKSVWLFIQDQILGMKWLDALIGNALSFAGLDTTSRLGGSIQFFLYDVVKITVLLCLLIFLISYIQSYFPPERSRKILGRFHGIGANIISALLGTVTPFCSCSSIPLFIGFTSAGLPLGVTFSFLISSPMVDLGSLVLLMSIFGARVAVIYVAVGLIIAVAGGTLIEKLHMERYVEEFILSAGGVDMESPTLTKRERLQYAKEQVTSTFKKVFPYILVGVGVGAIIHNWIPEHWIEAVLGSNNPFGVILATLVGVPMYADIFGTIPVAEALLYKGAQLGTILAFMMAVTTLSLPSLIMLRKAVKPKLLALFVGICTVGIILVGYLFNAFQFLLL encoded by the coding sequence ATGCACATATTAAAATCTGTCTGGCTGTTCATACAGGACCAGATCCTGGGCATGAAGTGGCTGGACGCCCTGATCGGCAACGCGCTTTCCTTTGCCGGCCTGGACACCACATCCCGGTTGGGCGGAAGCATCCAGTTCTTCCTGTACGACGTGGTGAAAATCACGGTGCTGCTCTGCCTTTTGATCTTCCTCATTTCCTACATTCAAAGCTACTTTCCCCCGGAGCGCAGCAGGAAGATTCTGGGCCGCTTTCACGGGATAGGGGCCAATATTATTTCGGCTCTGCTGGGAACGGTAACGCCGTTTTGCTCCTGCTCGTCCATTCCCCTATTTATCGGCTTCACCAGCGCGGGGCTGCCTCTGGGCGTCACCTTTTCGTTCCTGATTTCCTCCCCCATGGTTGACCTGGGAAGCCTGGTTCTGCTGATGAGCATCTTCGGGGCAAGGGTGGCCGTCATCTATGTGGCCGTCGGCCTGATCATCGCGGTGGCCGGCGGTACGCTGATCGAAAAGCTGCACATGGAGCGGTATGTGGAGGAATTCATTCTGAGCGCGGGCGGGGTTGATATGGAATCCCCAACGCTGACAAAGCGGGAGCGGCTCCAGTACGCAAAAGAACAGGTGACGTCTACCTTCAAAAAAGTGTTCCCCTATATCCTGGTGGGCGTGGGCGTCGGGGCCATCATCCACAACTGGATTCCTGAACACTGGATCGAGGCGGTTCTTGGCAGCAACAACCCCTTCGGCGTCATTCTTGCCACCTTGGTGGGCGTTCCCATGTACGCGGATATTTTCGGCACCATCCCTGTGGCGGAGGCCCTTCTCTACAAAGGCGCGCAGCTTGGAACCATCCTGGCCTTTATGATGGCTGTCACCACCTTGAGCCTGCCGTCCCTTATCATGCTCCGCAAGGCGGTGAAACCGAAGCTGCTGGCCCTGTTCGTCGGGATCTGTACGGTCGGGATCATCCTTGTTGGCTACTTGTTCAATGCGTTCCAGTTCCTGTTACTTTAA
- a CDS encoding DUF2703 domain-containing protein translates to MSKSVKIEYLFLDLQTCDRCIGTDRILDEVVETITPVLALAGYQVEYQKIEMSTAELAEKYRFQSSPTIRVNGQDICTAVKESECGCCNQISGTAVDCRVFEYEGSVYEVPPKAMLVEAILHTVFAPDDAPCCNGYTLPENLKLFFTGEASKNGSCCCSSGCC, encoded by the coding sequence GTGTCAAAGTCAGTTAAAATCGAATACCTGTTTCTTGATCTCCAAACCTGTGACCGCTGTATCGGAACGGACCGGATTTTGGATGAAGTCGTGGAAACGATTACTCCGGTGCTGGCGCTGGCGGGCTATCAGGTCGAGTATCAAAAAATTGAAATGTCGACTGCCGAGCTTGCGGAGAAATACCGTTTCCAGTCTTCCCCGACCATCCGCGTCAATGGGCAGGATATTTGCACGGCTGTAAAAGAAAGCGAGTGTGGGTGCTGCAACCAAATCAGCGGCACAGCGGTTGACTGTCGTGTATTTGAATACGAGGGGAGCGTCTATGAGGTTCCCCCAAAAGCAATGCTGGTGGAGGCCATTTTGCACACCGTCTTTGCCCCGGATGACGCACCCTGCTGTAACGGCTACACCTTGCCCGAAAATCTGAAACTCTTTTTTACCGGAGAGGCTTCTAAAAACGGCTCATGCTGCTGTTCAAGCGGATGCTGCTGA
- a CDS encoding EamA family transporter, with protein sequence MGVVAYFNICILWGTSNLFTKIGVGGIPPMQFACLRFFLAGVVLLTVALLRGERLSFSPEEWKSLLKIGLLMNFLTNGCVVISNTLIDSSVVTVMMATTPIFAALFELVVGKAAKRAKTLLGMAGGFIGILIVVLCGSGKLYANGKGVLVILTGVLFWTTGTLYSKQKSISGSVFSQTAVEALFSSLLFFGASRLTGSIPLSGISAEAMIPVLYLAIFDSVIGFASYIYLLKVMPASKVCTYAYINPVVALILGNLFLKEQLIPGKILGMAIIIGSVIFIQRERPVCQ encoded by the coding sequence ATCGGCGTCGTCGCCTATTTCAACATCTGTATTTTGTGGGGCACCAGCAACCTCTTTACCAAGATCGGCGTCGGCGGTATCCCGCCCATGCAGTTTGCGTGTCTGCGCTTTTTCCTGGCGGGAGTGGTTCTGCTGACAGTTGCGCTTCTCCGGGGGGAACGGCTGTCCTTTTCTCCGGAGGAATGGAAGTCTCTTTTGAAAATCGGATTGCTGATGAACTTCCTCACCAACGGATGCGTGGTCATCAGCAACACGCTGATCGATTCCAGCGTTGTCACCGTCATGATGGCGACAACGCCCATCTTTGCGGCGCTGTTTGAGCTGGTGGTGGGAAAGGCCGCGAAGCGGGCAAAGACCCTGTTGGGGATGGCCGGAGGCTTTATCGGCATCCTGATCGTGGTTCTTTGCGGCAGCGGTAAACTCTATGCCAATGGGAAAGGGGTTCTGGTGATCCTGACCGGGGTGCTCTTTTGGACCACTGGCACCCTCTACTCCAAACAAAAATCCATCAGCGGTTCAGTCTTTTCCCAGACTGCAGTGGAGGCCCTCTTTTCGTCCCTTTTGTTTTTTGGCGCGTCCAGACTTACCGGCTCCATCCCCCTTTCCGGGATCAGCGCCGAGGCCATGATCCCGGTCCTCTATCTGGCGATCTTTGATTCCGTCATCGGTTTCGCCTCCTATATCTATCTCCTCAAGGTGATGCCGGCCTCCAAAGTCTGCACCTATGCCTACATCAACCCGGTGGTCGCGCTGATCCTGGGAAATCTCTTCCTGAAGGAGCAGCTGATCCCCGGAAAAATCCTGGGCATGGCCATTATCATCGGGTCCGTCATCTTCATCCAAAGGGAGCGGCCCGTCTGTCAATGA
- a CDS encoding NAD(P)-dependent oxidoreductase, producing the protein MKKFEKIVAVDNIGFTEDRYQELDQFAEAVESYRDYPTGNEEIIRRIGDADCLLVSWNTKIDKTVIESCPNLRYIGMCCSLYDEKSANVDIVTARERDIVVLGVRDYGDQGVVEYVTSQLIDVLHGFHGKRWRDDQILEITGLKIGIIGLGTTGSMVAQALQMFGGDLYYFDVRRRPELERKGLKYLPLEDLLRTVDIVTTHLPKHLRLLDKKMLQIFGSGKMVINPSIGPTYNIDDMEEWLQDGSNFLLSEKSSMGGHLDRYVKYPNFVYTDLTVGMTEEAKQRLIQKVLDNITSYLKTAK; encoded by the coding sequence ATGAAGAAATTTGAAAAAATTGTTGCAGTGGATAACATCGGTTTTACGGAGGATCGGTATCAGGAGCTGGATCAGTTTGCGGAAGCGGTGGAATCCTATCGGGATTACCCCACCGGGAATGAGGAAATCATCCGCCGCATCGGTGACGCCGACTGTCTTTTGGTCTCTTGGAACACCAAGATCGACAAGACCGTGATTGAAAGCTGCCCCAACCTTCGCTACATCGGCATGTGCTGCAGCCTATACGATGAGAAGAGCGCCAACGTGGACATTGTAACGGCCCGGGAGCGCGACATCGTGGTGTTGGGCGTACGGGACTACGGCGACCAGGGCGTTGTGGAATATGTGACGTCTCAGCTGATTGATGTACTGCACGGATTTCACGGGAAGCGCTGGCGGGACGATCAGATTCTTGAGATCACCGGATTGAAAATCGGCATCATCGGCCTGGGCACCACCGGTTCCATGGTCGCTCAGGCGCTGCAGATGTTCGGCGGCGACCTGTACTACTTTGACGTACGCCGCAGGCCGGAGCTGGAACGCAAAGGCCTCAAGTACCTGCCTCTGGAGGACCTGCTCAGGACGGTGGACATCGTGACCACCCATCTGCCCAAGCACCTGCGCCTGTTGGATAAGAAGATGCTCCAGATCTTCGGCAGCGGAAAGATGGTCATCAACCCCTCCATCGGGCCCACCTATAACATCGACGACATGGAGGAGTGGCTTCAGGACGGGAGCAACTTCCTGCTCAGCGAAAAGAGCTCCATGGGCGGGCATCTGGACCGATATGTCAAGTATCCCAACTTTGTCTACACCGATTTGACCGTGGGCATGACCGAGGAGGCCAAACAGCGTCTGATTCAAAAGGTTCTGGATAATATCACCTCCTACCTGAAAACCGCAAAGTAA